One part of the Coleofasciculus sp. FACHB-T130 genome encodes these proteins:
- a CDS encoding 4a-hydroxytetrahydrobiopterin dehydratase, with amino-acid sequence MANLTQEKCIACHKDAPRVTEADIAELKPEIPDWNIVEEEGESRLKRTYKFADFQTALAFTNKVGEAAEAEGHHPALLTEWGKVTVSWWTHAISGLHRNDFIMAAKTDRIAPEFTQK; translated from the coding sequence ATGGCAAATCTGACACAAGAAAAGTGTATTGCCTGTCATAAAGATGCGCCGCGCGTTACTGAGGCGGATATCGCAGAACTCAAACCAGAGATTCCAGATTGGAACATTGTGGAAGAGGAGGGAGAATCGCGGCTCAAGCGCACCTACAAGTTTGCAGATTTTCAGACGGCGCTAGCGTTCACCAATAAAGTGGGCGAAGCGGCGGAAGCGGAAGGGCATCACCCGGCGTTGCTGACGGAGTGGGGGAAGGTGACGGTGAGCTGGTGGACTCACGCGATTTCTGGTTTGCACCGGAACGATTTTATAATGGCGGCAAAGACAGATCGGATTGCCCCGGAATTTACTCAAAAGTAA